GAAATTGTATTGCACAGTTTCTAAACGGcgtattaaattattaaaaaagatAGGGACGACTTAACAGTTCGTACCCTATCACAGAGCCCGAAACAACCCATATTGACTAAATTGACGGTGATAAAATCGGAATTATAGCAACGTTATGGACGCATGAAATGTTGTTTCTTAGATAAAAACCCCTCAATGTCCCGAACGGCAAATATCCTGAACACCCTGAGGTCCTGAACGTGCATTCCCGTGGTTGATTCATTGTTCAGAATGTGCGAAGTCTCGATCGAGGACTCGCATCGGCTGCTAATAACTGGTAATGGTTCTGCTGTATCAAATCAGCAGTGTTCGAGTAAGGATAATCTATTCCAGAAATTTGCTGATTTTCTCGCAAGCGTCGGCGCTTTTGTCGAAATTCTTCTCCGCATTGGAGTGCTGAAACTCATACGTGTCGTATGCTAATTGAACTCTAacttttatcgaaaatttccTCTTACTCCTTcggtgtaataataattaatccgACTAAATCGTAATACTATTTTGAACTcaaataaaactaaaattgATTCGTACTGCATGGTTGGAGTTTAAAATATGCTTTATTACTTGGATAGAATTAGGGTACAACAGTGAATATCATACGAACATCATGTCATCAGAATAGGTAGTAAAactttgacaaaaaaaaaaaaaacagacaaacTCCAACACACGTCTCGCCAACTATCGATAAATCCTGTTCTCTTCGCGTCGTTTATTACCAACCATGAGGAGGCTCGAATATTCCCATCTGCGGGAAGATCTGAAACAATAAATACGATTGATACGGATGAAAGCGTTAATTTTCTAAAACTACTTAAACTTAAACTGCCCGGAATGCCATTGCAGTGTTCAAGATTAAAAATAGGATTTAGTTGAGAACTTTATATCCGCCAAGATTACGTAACGGAACAAGAACGACCGTCGCGGAGTTATCAAACAACATGAAAAAGCATTCATACTACGAATAAGACGCAAGGACAAACGTCGAGATATTGTGGTATTGCTTGCTCTGGAGTAGAAGACCCAAAGTACTTTTATCAAATTGAATAGAACTGTATCGACAGTATGATGATTCAGGGCAgctttataatttatgtatttaaaGGCTCGTTTGCTTTATCCAAATCTCATAGAACCTGGCTGGTTTTGTCCGAGCGAGCTACGAAAACTCAGCCAGTACCTGAACAAGGGGGCGGtgaatttgttttctcgtCGAATAATATACCCAGTGATACAAATTTGATCTCTCACGATTTTGAATCATGTCCTTGCCGTCTTTTGACTTCGTGTTGCGTTGCGAAACTTTTTAAAGCGCAAACTACTCACCGCTGGATATCCTTCGAAGAAGCACTTCATCACTTCGTACGACATTTCGCGTCTATCCTCAATTTTCGAGTGCTCTTTCACGCATTTCTCCGCCAATGGTTTTGCCCCGGCGCGAACCGTGTCGTCGTTGTCGATCAGCACAAGGAACCCGGCAGTGTCGAAATCACCGTTTTCACGGAACTGCGGACGAGAAAGGATTACGAACGATCGGAAGGCAAGAGGAATCGTTACTTATTCCCTGATTACAGCCAATCATTAAATTACCAAGTGTTTGCCCTCGAAGAAACATCTCAGGTAGCTCTTCACCTTTGGATTTGCAAAATAGGCCGCGTCTTCTGACTCTGGGTTTTCGAAtgcatagaaaaaaaaagattaaaaccAGTTTGTTCAGTGGATTAGATTTAGACGTAACATTCGAATCAACTGAGGTAAGAACTGGTGGTAGATTTTGTCGTGTTTCAGTAATGCGGAATTGCTAATAATTGTCACATCAAATAAGACCAACTCCAGACGATCCCGCTCCAAAAGCATTTTCAAACAGCGACTTGCGAAGTGAACTGAGTAGGATATTGAAGAATAAAGCAAGATGTTATTTTACCATATTCCATGCCAGTTTCGGCGAAGCACGTCTCCCTGACTGCTACATGAAAGTCACCCGGTCTTGCAAGGACaacctgaaaataaaaatcctcACGTGTTAGATAGAATGGTCATCGAAACATGGGTTTCAATTCCTCTACGAGGGGATGACTTCCGATTCTTACCTCACTCGCGATAAACAAGCAGGCGAACGTTAGAAGAAAGTAGTTCATCTTGGTTACTGGGTCCACAACGGAACGTTTTCGATTCACCAGAAATACAACTCAGTCGGACTGAACGTCGTGCTGTTGATGAGCAGAACTGACTTCCCTGTTGCGTTAGTCCCTGCTTTTATATCAAAAACATCACGGTCGTGATGGTCAAGTTTACACACTTGTGctgtcaaataaaaatagtgTGCGTGGAGTGCACGCCCGGCAAAGGTCAAAGTTCTCACCAATTAGTAGTATAGAGATAAATCTTTACTATCatttttaatagtttttatttttagttttaatgatttaaaaaaaagcgaTTTCCTAGAACGCACTCCTGAATAATTATGCCTGCTGAATTTTGAGTTTTTGTTGGTTCGATTTTCTATAATTCAATCATTGCGATCACAAccaattgtgaaaataatatctaTCGCGAAAGTTTCGTCACTCTACAAACTCATCCAATTACTGTAAGTACCATCGATTATGATCAAAATCTTTCGTCGTTAATattcgttttctttctcattcgcagctttcttcattttccgtgaaattgtttcttattgcattattttgtttgttttgtagcaattcatttatttatttcgttatcAGCGGCCAAAGCCCGTATAGAGTTgtacaaaagaaaattactGTAAGAATATAGTAGGCGGAAAGCTCGCcttgataattgaaaattaacaaataaaacacCCTGAATGACGCAATTGACGGCTATTCGTACGAAAAGACATGTTTCGAAGCATTATAGACGCAATAAGCCGTATTATCGTTGATACTTGACAAATCACAGTGTTTGTTGCATACGTCTAATAATCTGATAGCTGAGGAGTGGAACAACGGGTTATTGGAAATCTTAGGAAATTCTAAAAGATTAATAGCCGAAACCACGGTCTCTGACTCTGCTGCGCCTGTTGAACTTGCTGAATAACGCGTTGCATCTCATGTTGTTTGACAAAAGTTTCAAGGCGAGATTGACGTCGTTCTACTCGATGGAAAATTCCATCGTTGGTACGTTCAAGTACTCTCGAATAGCTTGGAAGTCGTGATCTGTAAATTGCATCGATGAGCCTATTTTATAAGCTACGTGCCTTAAGAATTCCTCTATGATGCCACCTAACGCGTTTGATCGACAATGTTGTTCCGATCTTCAGATCACAGAAGCGTAACTTatcgttgaataaatataGATACAATATAAAGTTCCgctcgaaatattttttttttacatattttgaaaaagcaGGTCTATCTTAGTTGAAGATGTAATACTggggcgaaaaa
This region of Neodiprion virginianus isolate iyNeoVirg1 chromosome 7, iyNeoVirg1.1, whole genome shotgun sequence genomic DNA includes:
- the LOC124308541 gene encoding uncharacterized protein LOC124308541, whose protein sequence is MNYFLLTFACLFIASEVVLARPGDFHVAVRETCFAETGMEYESEDAAYFANPKVKSYLRCFFEGKHLFRENGDFDTAGFLVLIDNDDTVRAGAKPLAEKCVKEHSKIEDRREMSYEVMKCFFEGYPAIFPQMGIFEPPHGW